The Electrophorus electricus isolate fEleEle1 chromosome 4, fEleEle1.pri, whole genome shotgun sequence region CTGGGCCCCATGACGGAGCTGCATGCTGAGGCCCTCGGCCTAAGGGAGCTCATGCTAGCCCAGAAATCCGTCCCTCTTGAAAGGCGGCCACTGTTGCCCAGCAACAGGCTTACACAACAGGAAACAGACTGGGGGATTCCGTCACTGGGCCACAGTCAAAGAGAGCATTGACTGGAGACAGGAAGACTATGtagagtggaggggaggggagctcCAAAACCAAGGCCATTGCCATGTAAACACTCCCTTATACTGCTTTTAAAGTTTCTACTTTAAGCACTTTATAtgcttcacattttatttttaaatgtggccTGAGTTTTATGACATGGGCTAATGAAAAGTAGTTAAAATAACATGTTTGATTAAATTCCCTGgcaaaaatttaaataaatgaacaattaaatacaatttaaaatatgttaaaaactGGGGAGGAGGGGCATATAAGGAAACACAGTCATGCCTATGTGTAGGCATGACTGTGGCCCTGGACTTTGGCAGGTTTTGTTATGCTCAGAGTATTTTTCATTCAGACAATTTATTGCCAACAGTATGTTACTAAATGAAGACTATTAAGAGTGACTGGGCACCTACCATTTTTGTTATTGCTAGCTTTACCACCAACGCTTTGGAGGCGGTGCGGTAGGCAAAGCAGCACTGTCCCTCAACACATAGCCCAACCCACGCCATTCCAGCATGCTAACTGACCTAACAGACCAAGCTTTGCAAACAGGTGAGCAGATGTGGGGGcctcccacgcacacacacacattcacactagAGCGTGACAGAGCAGGGATGCTAACAGAGGTCGAATGtgggatttgtttattttagctgtTTTAAAAGTGCTGACACATCATTTGAGAGTGAGGCACCCCCGTAGCGTGCTTATGAGCGTATTCCAACAGCTTTGGGAACTGATGACAGCCATTCAACATCTGCAGCAGATCTGGAGATGTGTTTTACACAAACCTGAATGTTATATGCATTTGCCATTTCTATAAGTGTTCAAAACCATGTTTATTGCCTCCTTATGTTgtgctgaataaataaatgccgGCACCTAACAGAAAGCATATGGGTCTGTCAAGAACTGAAGCAGACTCGTATGTGCACTGAAGAAGTTAATTCAAGACTTGCAGAGTTAACTTGATACCAGCTACTTTGCTGAGAACTTGCTGTGTGCTTATCACTCTGTTCTGCATCTCTATGAGAAtgtaaaataacatgaaagatCATGTCATGCGTCTGATATCTGATTAACAATCACTTAGAAAATCAGATTCTGGGACTGGGCCAGAACTTTCAAAAACCATCTTAACTATTGATTAACATAATgtttggaatatatatatattccaaacATTATGTTAATCAATGAGTTAACACAATCTATTTCTggcaaaaattattttaaaaataatgccattttaaataattttaatcatGACGCTACAAAGAGCATGTGAAAGATTTCAGTATGTCTATCGAACCTGGTTGCAAGGAACCCAATTTAGACAAGACCACTATGCATTTTGTGTcaatacttttttaaatttctctGTCATGTGGTTCGATTCGCCGTTATATGGTTATAACTGCTAACTTGATATGCCAAAAGTGTGACCATCTGAGTATTCAACAAAGCTACTGCCTACCGTAACACTGGCAGCATTAAGGTCACCGAGGCGTAGGTGCAAGCAAACCAGTTAATGCCGCATAGAGAATCCATCCGGAACGGTCCGGGCACATAGGAAAGCCATGTGCGCAGAAGTGGACGCTTGTCAATCACCATAGCCGGGGCTATTTATTACCTGCAGCGAGGGAGAAAACCGTGTTTACAGCTGTGCACGGCTCAGTTTCGCATAGCTgaagaggaaacagagagaggcacagacCATCTGCCCCAATTTGGCCCCCTAGCTTGTGAGTGAGAGCTTTCCATGAGGTCAAACGAATAAGTGGGACTCCTGGCATGACCGCAGAGCGGACGCCAGTGGAGGGAGAGACACTGCTACTATGTTCCCATGATGAAACTGACAGCTAATGTTTCAGTGCCTGCACCGTTTGATAGGGGTAGGTGCTTGTGACACACCTTGCGTTTATCTGGCACATCTGGGCTCATTGTCTGTAAACGTTTTTATGAACACCTCATAACAGACATATATGTTCATTAATGCAGTACATTTTGGTTAGCAATGCCGGTATTTGATTTGATGCAATGAGGATGTACCCTCAAAATGGCAGCTACTTTTATATTAACAGCCTCACTAATAACCAGTGTCTCAGAGCCACTCGAGTTATAATTAATGAGGATGTACCCTCAAAATGGCAGCTGCTTTTGTATTAACACCCTCACTAACAGCCAGTGTCTCAGGGGGACTAGggttataattaataataataaccctTGGCTGGGTAATAGGTCTACTTATGACCTGTAAGCACCCATGAATTCTGAATGATTACATAGCATACTGCATCTACTTTTCACAGCTCATgatgaatgtttatttaaatgaagaagCACGAATAGATTAACGAGAAACACCGGCGAAAATGACCTTACTCATAAATCTTAATCTTGAATCACCGCTCACGCTCGACGCACTCCGCCTCTAGCACAACGTTAACAAAATCAGGCTAATGGAGTGCTGATAGTTATGACTACGTCCTGCTGAACACCACCCGCTTCTGTAGACACACAAACCCATTTGCGCTCGCAAGCGTGTCTCGTGAGGGACGCCTTAAAAATAGAGTTGGAGGATTTTGTTTACACTCGCGACGCCGACGCACTGTGGTTGCTAAGGAATAGATGATAAGGTCAGGGCAAATACTGTATCTCTTAACCAGTAGAAATCACCAGATTCCCCCACTGATATAAAGAACAGGGATCGGCTTGCGCTTTGTGTATCGTCGCTCTTTAGTCTCCCCATTTCCCGTCGGTGCGTCCGGGCTGCGTGTTTCATTGCATGGTAACGGCTCCACATCTGGAAATCTTGAGAGCAGAGAatccctttctccatctgttGAGACGTGGTGCCTGCGTCAGGGAAGGGGAGGTGCACCCAAACGGAGGTCTTTCCCGGCTTTATAAAGCTACGGAGACCTCTCCACTGTGAAGCAGCGCGTCACGAAGACCCCGAGTTGCCTGGAATTCAATTAACAACTCCAGAATAGACTGCCTAACAAGTTAGGGAAAAATCGATTGTATTGAGATTTTGGACGGTGACTATCATCATTAAGAATTATGCGCACTTTGCCGTGACTGGAATACAGCATTCTCTGAAAGAATTTAACAGACGCTTTGCTACCAAGTTTTTGGAGTTACGCATCACGCACCGTACCGTGGACGGTTAAACCTCACCAGACTTCACCCTTCTCTCGGCAAGTATGAAATCAGCTGAAGAAGGTAATAGAAGTTATCCTCGGTCACGGATCGCATTCCTGAAGAACTAACTCAGACAATGATTTAGTCTACTCAAGcgccttttacacacacatttatgcctGTAAACATATGAGAGTTACGCGTGTTGGATGTTACACGAGCAGTTTCTGTGAAACGGTGCAAGGCGCCGTCCTTGCACGCTGACCCGTCCGCGTGGGCAGTACAAACTGACCAGATTGCGTTGAAGACGGAGGTCTGGTGGGCGTGGTGCACGAGCAGAGCCTAGCGCGTGAGAAGGTAGACCGTTAGTTTTCGCGCTCATTGCTGCGGCGCCTTTGCCTCGCGAAAGAACAGGCAAGTCAGCTAAGCTGAGATTTTGattcaaaattacatttaaaatgtgtaatttatttttgaactTTCCTGGTAGGTTCTTTGACTTTAATGTCGGATTACTGTTCAGTATAAATTAATTCCAGGGAGGTTGTGTGGTTTCCAAGCCTGCGTGAGCGGAGTTTCGCGAGAGACTGTTATAAATTTTCTCTCCAACTACACGCAAAAGAAAGCGCTTAATTCATTACAGACGAAAGCAGTCTCGCATGTGGGCCCGTTTAGAGAACAGTAATCTAACCAAACTTCTGAGCTGTGCTGCAGCTACTCACAAACAACTCAGGGATATTGCTCCCCATGCACCTGCAGTATCCCTCAAATGCCACCACGCCATGTGTTTTTGATATCTTCCTTTTCTACAACAGGGCTAAGTTTTAGCCTACACGTGTGTAATAgacttttttaaactttgcatGAAAGATTTCATTATATTAATACTGTGAATAAGTGTTTCCCCACCCAGTCCTCGGGGAACCACAGACAGTCCACATTTTGTGCTCTGTTCCATCTCCCACGACGTATTTACTGTTCTTGATTGCTTGGTTCAGTTGCGTTGGGAGGTGGGAAAGTGCTAAAATACGGAGTGAATTGAGTCCCTTAAGGAATGGGTTGGGaaacactactctagtttattCTCCCTTCTCCCTTCCAGTTTTTCCTGCTACTTTCTGGTTTCACTAAAAAAAACTCTTGTTCAGAGCCTAAACCATACTTTATATTAAACTGACCTTGTACACAGGCATATTGGCTGTGTGCGTATTAGTTTTCCATCTGTTTTTGTGCTTGCTGAGGTATTTTTAACACACGGTTATTCTTGGCCGAGTAGGTTTTGTATCAGTCACCTTACTTCCTTCACAGAGCCAATGGCCTTCTCCATGGATTTCCATGTTGCTTATGCTATTTTGTAGAAATATGTATTGCAGAACATaacatctttttattttatgttaccTTATAGGAAAACCTTTAAGATGCCTGTTTTGCAGGAAAATGTTGTATAATCCATGTCAGGGTTGTTAATTCACGTCTGGATTCTTACTGTGATTCATCATATGTTTCTCTCTGTAGATGCGTACAGCTTCCCACCAAATGCCAGCCTGTCCCTTCCCCTGAGCAGTCCCTGTCACCCCATCCAGTACCACAGCTTGCAGACCAgcccctccatctctgtctcaaTCAGTCagcccccctccttctctcctcatGAAGACATGGCCTCTGTGGCATACTACCACTCCTCTGGCAGTGGCCCTAACGGAGCCCCAGCCTTGGAGAGCCCACGCATAGAGATCACGGCTTACGGCCAATTTCCTGACACTGAAGTTGAGGAGAGCAGTGTGCCTGTAGCCAAGCGGGTCAACTCCATTGTCACCTTGACTCTGCCTAGTGGTGAGGGCTACCGTGACCCCACCTGCCTGAGCCCAGCGAGCAGCGTCTCATCCCGCAGCTGCCATTCGGAGGCCTCCTCGTATGAGTCGGGGTACTCGTGCAATTACGACAACTCGCCTCAGAACTCGCCGTGGCAGTCGCCCTGCGTCTCGCCCAAAGGCTCCTCGCTAATGTCTGGAGCGCTCAGTGCCTCGCCCCGCCACTCGCCCACTGGGTCGCCCCGCGCCAGCATGACTGACGACAGCTGGGCGGGCTCACGCAGCTCGCGCCCCAGCTCCCCCTGTGGTGGGAAGCGGAAGTGCAGCTTCAACGGTGGTGCCTCGCACAAGTTTCGCCCGTGCTCGCCGAACCTGTCGCCAGGGCTTTCGCCGCACACCTCGCCTCGGCTCAGCGTGACGGATGACACGTGGCTGCCCAACACCAACCAGTACACCAACTCTGCAATCGTGGCGGCCATCAACGCCCTCAGTACGGATGGAATGTCAGACCTTGGTGAGGGCATTCCACTGAAGACCAGGAAAACCAGTGTGGACCACAGCGCTTCACTGAGCCTGAAGATCGAGCCCGGGGGTGAGGACACAGGCTCCGCAGAGCTCTGTCACGAGGATTATGCCACTTCACGCCTGCCCTTTAAGAAGGAGAACTACGCCAGCTTCCTTGATGTACCACAGCATCCATTTTGGTCCAAACCAAAGCCCTACATCAGGTAAAAAGCATATGTTTTAAATCAACTGCCAGATGTTTTGGGCCAGATAATGCATTTATCATAAAGCCCAGAAGTTACCCTGGCAGCATATCAGAGGTCTGATCCCAGTTGATAATGTGCCGCCAGTGACACAGTGTTTACGCTTTTATTCTGTGATTCTGATTCATTATTCCAAACCTTTTTTCTTCTGGAGGGTTTACCAAACCAATGCCCTTTCACCCCGATCCTGTCATATTTAGCCCCTCCCTGCCAGCTCTTGATTGGCAGCTGCCCTCCAGTTCTGGGCCATACAGCCTGCAGATCGAGGTCCAGCCTAAATCTCACCATCGTGCCCATTATGAGACCGAGGGCAGCAGAGGGGCTGTGAAAGCACTGGCAGGAGGACACCCAGTGGTTCAGGTATTCATCTAcatctttgtgtctctgtcatCTTCCTCCTGTGATTTGCTCTGCTTCCTCTTTGAAGCTGACTGTGGTAAATGGCACTGTACCAGGGGAGAGATGGAATTAGCCTTTATTCCTACATGGCTGGCATACAAGCAAGCTTCTTTTAAACTCATCAGCTCaaactgcaaaatattttttatgctCATAaggattatttttctttaaggCAGTCTTTGGTCAGGCAAATTTTTGTGTTCTAATTTGGAATCTTGGTCTTCATGGTTATGTCTCATTCAGGGGAGTCAGGCAATTAATCAATTCAGTGTGTACTTTTACCTGATGAGAACTGCTTATTTGGGCTGAAAGCAGTCCACTCACTGTTAAGGGTCCACTTAACAATCAGCAGTGACCATGTGGTAGCTGGCTGTATGTTTTAGGCATAACGCAATGATAAAACTCAGAGGAGTGGGTGAAATACTTAAAGTATTACACAAGACCACAATGTCCTGACGGCAACACAGTCCAGTCAGTTCTGTAACAGACACTGGTGACTCACCCGTCTCCTGTGATCTTTTCTGCTTGTTCATGGATGTCAGCCACACCACTTGGGCAAAGACCGTAATGAATGGAGGTCATAAGTCATAGAGGACAGAAGCAAAAACTAACTACTGGTCGGTAGCTGGGAATTTGACCACACACATCTCCCGGTCTCCTATCTGGAGATCCTATGGCACTCTATCTAGTGGAGctacacaatacacaaaggAGAACTGTCGCTTGGATCTGGCCAGTGGCTGCTCAAGCACTCTGCCCCCAACACCTCCGTTCACATCTGCTGCTGGCTTGGACACTTTACTTTGGCTTAATGAGGTGCATATGATGCTAAACGTATGACtccacaccactgtcctgtGAAGAACCCAGCAgaccccctctgtctctctctctctctctctctctctctctctctctctctctctctctctgtctcgctctctctttctctctcctaacCCCCTATTTTTTTAGGAGCTCACCGCAGTTTCCGCCCCACTACACAGGCTGCCTTTTGTTTAGTAAAAGTTCCCAGTGCAGCGCTGACATCATGGGGGCCGGCACACGGTGGAGGCGGCTTGTCTGAACCGCACACGTTTCTGGCAGCCTGCTGaaagtgggggtgtgggtgtttcactctgtgtgggtgggtgtgtgtgtgtatgtgtgtgtaagtggggagGAGGTGCCTCACACAAGGCTGTCCCATCTTGTAAACCACCAGATTATTACAGAGTGTGCTCTCTTCTGGATGCTGTCCAATCAGCCTTCATGTACCTCCTGCACTTCACCCTCTTCCAACCCTATGCATCACTCTGATCCTCGGTTTTTCATCCTGGAGCCTACTGTTTAGCTGGGCCTCGTGGGGGTTTTTTGCCAAGGGATGGCTGACGTCCGACCGCATGTGCATTCGGAGGGATGGATGGTAGCTGTAAGCAGCTCCTAAGCCCCACAGCAGCTATGGGctcctgtgtgtgctgtcagcTCTCTCAGGAAATCCATCTCATTGGAGAGTGGTTCTGTCAACACACAAAATAGTGTTGCTACAGGAAAGAGACAAAATCCCTAAATCCTATGTTGGATAGGACCATGGATTATTCAAATTATCCTGTTGTTAGTGTTATTGGTCTTTAACGCAGGTAGCCTAATCACAGTGAAAACTGAGCCTTAATTAAGTGGATGGTCAGCACATGGTCAGCTGATCGTGGTTATTTTGGTTAAACACTTTAAGAAAATAGTGCTTTAGTACAGTGATTTCATTTTACAGTAACTCATTCCTTATTTCTGATCAGTTCTGACCTGTTCTTTCCCCTCTTCTTTTTTCTGGAAATTGGTCACTATTGAGTCTGACCTAAAAGCATTCTGTCTACAACCAAATTTCCATTTAGCTTGGAAATGATTCTTTCCGGAATCTTTTTTTAGAGGGCGGTGCAGTACGAATGGTCCTCTTTGCGTGTTGCGCCCTACATGCCTCCTTTCTTTACAAGTCACTGAAGTGCACGTGTCTTGAGCGCTCGACACAGCAGGCCTGGGCGGATCTTGCTGTGCCACTCCCTTCGCTACTGCGCAGAGGTGCCGCGTCTAGTGGAATCGGACCGCGTAGAGCAAGAGAACAAGGGCTGGACCCAGCGCAAGGACGTGTGGACAGGGGCGCCTCCGTGCCACGAACAGCCAGAGTCTTAGCATTCCTCTAGTGGGTGATAATGCGATGAAGGGAGGggaaggtctctctctctctgccgctctccctccctctctccctcgttccctCTCCCCCACATCTGTCTGCCTAAACTGAAATGCCAGACATAAACATATCTGCTTAAGTAAATATACAAAGTTCTCCAGCCTTTTCACCTCGAATACTGCTCACCTCCCTGGAGAACTGAACATGTCAGCCACGCAATGCTCATCTTAAACTTGCCAAAGACGTCAATACCTTTTTATGAATATATTACAGACAGTGACTGTTATTTGGATAATCAGAGATATGAAGATACTCAGTAGATATAAATTATCTCAGTGGTAGCTTGCTGTAGTTATGTTGATATGTTGATAGTGGTTGGATATCACCCGGTTGTGTCAGCAGAGAAGGTTTCATGTCTAGGGGGgtatgaaacagagagagaagcccgTAGGGTTTGAGCACATGTCTGTCTTCCAGCTTCATGGCTACGTGGAGAGCGAGCCACTGACCCTGCAGCTGTTCATCGGCACGGCCGACGACCGCCTGCTGCGACCGCACGCCTTCTACCAGGTCCACCGCATCACGGGCAAGACAGTGTCCACGCCCAGCCACGAGGTCATGCAGGCCAACACCAAAGTGCTGGAGATTCCACTCCTGCCTGAGAGTAACATGAGGgccatgtgagtgtgtacaagggtgtgtctgtgtgtgtctgtgtgtctgtgtacgtctgtgtgtgcgtgtgtctgtgtgtgtgtatggtggggggcggggggtcgTGAAAGGAaccatgctttaaaaaaagaagaaaatttcagtttatttgataaagaaaaagtaaaaaagttaGTATTTCTTCTGGTTATAGGctcagagggggagagagagagagagagagagagagagagagagagagagagagagagaagaaaagagagctAAAGAGGTCTAGAATTAGGATGAGATAGAAGAGTTATTTAGAGCTTTAGTTATTTTGTGCTAAACAGACCACAAGTACAACTCTGAAACGCCTAGTCTGTATATATTTCTGTCCAAGTATTGTATGCAACAGTGGTAAAATACATGTAGACATGaactttaaaatcaaatataaagcCAGTCCTACTTTTATGACACCTTCTTAGTTCCTGGCtgtgaataagtgtgtgtgtattctgtgtctgtatgtggtGCGGGTGTATGCATGCGTGAGTTTGTGGAGCCCCAGCACCATGGGTTTACCACCCGGGAACCAAAGGCTCATGTTACACGAGGCCTCAGGATGGTGTGGGGAGCCTCTAACGGGAATGCGGGGTCTGGCACATGAGCGGAGCAGTAGCGGTCTGCTCACCTCAGCACTTTCCTCCCACCCTTTAATGGGCGGATTACTGAACTCGGGTTCTATAACTCCCCAAGCACCTCCCCGTCAGCCTTCAGGAAGGCGTTCCAACAAACATCTGTCGGCTGATGGTTCTAACGTGTTTGCAACGAAGTAATGGAAGTGAGGAACATTGTTGTTTTTGAAAGGAGGATTTTATGTGGTGAATTTTGGAGGGCATTTAGCACAGACCAAGAACCGGAGTTATGAAGCTGTCGACTGCTTCCTGGGGCCACTTGAGTCTGCTATTTGACATATTAATGCTTCCAGTCCACCTCAGCCATCTTAATTTCTTTATTCAGATTAATCTTACTAAAACAGATATGTAAGAATTTAGGATGATCTCTTTGCTGAGGGTTGATGGTCGTTTCTCAAATGTTTCCCCTAACCTGGTTTTGCCAAAGACCATCATTGCTATGAATGTATTAATACCACTGACGCAAATAGCACTCAGTAATTGCTAGAAATGTAATGGTGATTAAATTGTCTTTGTGAAAAGCTGAGGTTGAATACAGGATGAAAGAGTGAGGACATTTATGAAGTGTTTAATGAATACTCTTGAGTACCATGAAAACCAGGAGAGCCAAAAGAGGAATTTAGGCAGAaaagacagtaaaaaaaaccagCCTGTATCTGCCATTGTTTTTctgaaatatatatgtttattgaatCGTCGTCCAACGGTGTGCATCTCCCTTTTGTcaattaaaatggatttatgtcttttgttttgttcaagaATCGACTGTGCTGGGATTCTGAAGCTGCGGAACTCTGACATCGAACTACGGAAAGGCGAGACGGACATTGGGCGGAAGAACACGCGCGTGAGGATGGTGTTCCGCGTCCACATTAACCAACCCAATGGCAGGACGGTCTCCCTCCAGGCGGCCTCCAATCCCATCGAGTGCTGTGAGTAGACACGCCTCATCGCGAGATCACGTATGCTTTTAACGGCTAACTTTTGGCCGTTGGGAATGGCTGCTGTCTTTTTTTGGTCTTCCTCCATGCACCCATACAACAGCCGTGATATTTAAAAGTGATAAGAATGTGTCAGCCCTGTGGAGGTCACTTCCCACTGTGACACATTAAATGTGGAAGATGCAGCAGAATTTACAGCGGTATTGACGTGACTAGCTGTAGCGTTTGTGAGCAGACTTGGCTAACGTATTTCTTCAGCTATTCAGTGTGACTTTCTTGACCACTGGATGAAAGTTTATCACACATTTTTGTCTTCCAATGGCAGTTCTTGGAACTGCCGTTTGCCAGGAGTTGTCATATACTATGAGGCAAATGAGAAGGATCATTACACGGTGAGCACAGCTCATAAAATAGGAGGGATTTCTGGTGCGTGGCCAGTCGGTTACTGAAAACAGCAGCAATATGAAACATATCAGCAAACAGCGAGCTAGCCAGGCTTCTTTAGAGTTTATTTGTAGAGGATAAGGTTTTCATGAGCTTTTTATGTTCTTGCGTCATGCCTGCTCAGTATCTTAACCAGATTCCAAGACTATTCTGATGCATTTTCTCACTGGCATTATAGTAAATGATTGGTTTTTGATGAGTTGGCTATTGATGattgtttattgattttcttAGTTAAAATAATTATCCCCAGAACGAATACAGCTGTAGAATATTTATCTCAATAAACCCATGTTCAGGACTTTTTAGGAGCACATAAAGTTCAGGCTACAGGAGACATATTTTTTTGCCCAATGTGAATTGTGACATCTTAAAGACTAAACCAGTTTTACTGAGGCCACCTTGAATTCGGCTTTACCGCACTCATTTCGTGTTGTTCCCGTGTGCTGTTAGCCCAGCGGTCTGCGCAGGAGCTGCCACTGGTGGACCGGCAGAGCATGGAGAGTGGTAGCACCTCAGGGGGAGACAGGATGGCTCTCAGTGGACACAACTTCCAACCTGACTCCAAGGTGGTGTTCGTGGAGAAAGCGCAAGGTAGGGGAGCCCtttccaactgtgtgtgtggtggtggttggacCATAGAACAGCTGGATGGAGTCAGGCCAGTCTTAATTGACCTAGTCCTCCTTGCTCCATCTAAGTGCTTGGAAAGGCTACATTGGGATTCCATGTGGCTCTAAGCCAgataaaagcttttcaaaagTAGGGCATTTGTGGTTTATGGTTGCTGTCTGTCCAGGTTTATCCATTTTAACCCACAGAGATAAAACGTATCCATGTATATATCTGTGGGTCCCCTTCATCCAAAATTCTCTAAAgcctgtatatatgtgtgcatccTCATACCCTTGCGTGTGCACACTCTGTCACGCCCCTTCAGACCGCTActtccctccctcgctcccttcTCTGCCGTCAaaatatccctctctctctgccagagTACTACATGTGGAGCACATTAATGTGCTGTATTTTTAACCCAACAGATTTACATTTCTAGAACTTTCCATTGCCTGCACCGCCTAGGAATGAAGTGCAAACAGCAAATGTGGCCGTCTCCACTGTCCCTTGTGCctggatgtttgttttgatttttttttctctcaccccctctctctctcgcacctTCTTTTACTTCCTcaccctcttgctctctctctctttcaccctctgtctctcactccctcctggACAATGTAACATCCTGCGCTACTCTAGCAGCAACACATCAAATGTCCAATATATCTCTCAAGGACATAAAAAGACAAGAATAGGTTCAGTTATAACCCCCAGCTGTTGATAccagaggtttacaaacagtaATTGACTtagtaaaaaaagtaaaaattgagtaaaaattagtaaaaattgagttagtaaaaaaaaaaaaaaaaaattaattaaaaaaaaaagcagaggaaaaactCACAAGAGGTAGAGGAAGGGAAGAAGCTGAGGGGTGTAAACATGCTGGATATCCCATAGCTCGCGGAGCGAGGCTGGAGGAAGCACCTTCATTGTTCTACCTGTGAAGAGAGGGCTCCAGGACACGCTAGGCCGCTGAGACCTAGAATAACGTCGGCGTCCTGTTTT contains the following coding sequences:
- the nfatc1 gene encoding nuclear factor of activated T-cells, cytoplasmic 1, encoding MKSAEEDAYSFPPNASLSLPLSSPCHPIQYHSLQTSPSISVSISQPPSFSPHEDMASVAYYHSSGSGPNGAPALESPRIEITAYGQFPDTEVEESSVPVAKRVNSIVTLTLPSGEGYRDPTCLSPASSVSSRSCHSEASSYESGYSCNYDNSPQNSPWQSPCVSPKGSSLMSGALSASPRHSPTGSPRASMTDDSWAGSRSSRPSSPCGGKRKCSFNGGASHKFRPCSPNLSPGLSPHTSPRLSVTDDTWLPNTNQYTNSAIVAAINALSTDGMSDLGEGIPLKTRKTSVDHSASLSLKIEPGGEDTGSAELCHEDYATSRLPFKKENYASFLDVPQHPFWSKPKPYISPSLPALDWQLPSSSGPYSLQIEVQPKSHHRAHYETEGSRGAVKALAGGHPVVQLHGYVESEPLTLQLFIGTADDRLLRPHAFYQVHRITGKTVSTPSHEVMQANTKVLEIPLLPESNMRAIIDCAGILKLRNSDIELRKGETDIGRKNTRVRMVFRVHINQPNGRTVSLQAASNPIECSQRSAQELPLVDRQSMESGSTSGGDRMALSGHNFQPDSKVVFVEKAQDGHHIWEMEAKVDKDSFKPTSLLVEVPPYRNQRISSPVQVNFYICNGKRKRSQYQRFTYLPPNVPTIKTEPHDDYDLPPVCAQRRPPPPSLTLPPKPFYAPQAPPTMPTPDHRAYATSPQRLVTRPSPLPCTSPSRGNPKVHDLSPTHLSPQGLSPGITGISLGPSTAPHVSAIQPTPARYQQSVLYPPTGASSPPGSHPPTPNSTAELVFAPSHSLARPAGTGQAPALPKAPARSGSSPLLQDEGAPALLSVSIKQEPQELDQIYLDDVNEIIRNDLSSISVQSHA